The Flavobacteriales bacterium genome includes the window ACACGAACCTGGATGCGGTGGCTGATGGTGTGAACGGCATGCTTGCAGGAAAATTAGGCCTGAATAACCCGGTCATCCTGCAACCGGATGGTCCGGGATCCTTGACAGGTTCGGGTATGATTGGTGAGTTATCCTCTCGGATAAGTGAAATGGAATTTATGAGTCATGTAAAACACCAGCTGGAGGTTCCATGCTTACGCCATTCTCCAATCACCGGAAAAATGGTGAAAAGGGTGGCTATTTGTGGAGGATCAGGTGGTTTTTTACTGGATGAAGCGATCCGCCGGGGTGCGGATGTCATGGTTACGGCAGACCTTAAATACCACGGTTTTTTTGATGCGGATGGAAAGATCCTGCTGGTGGATGCCGGACATTTTGAAACAGAACAGTTCACCCAGGACCTGATAGTAGGGTATCTTAAAGAAAAATTTCCTAATTTTGCCGTTCTCTTTAAGACAGAGACCAATACGAACCCTGTAAACTATTTGGTATAGATGGCAACCGCAAAACCCGCCTCCAAGAAGAAAGCACCTGCTACCAAGGCAGCCAAAGCACAACCAGCAAAAGACACAAAAGCGGCAAAGCCTGCCAAGAAGGCGGCGGCTAAAGCTCCGGCGAAGCCCAAAGCTGCTGTGAAAGCAACCGAAGAAAAGGCTGCTGCAACCCCACCGGCGGCAGTTACCAAGAATGCACCAAAAACCACCAACGTGGTGGAAGAAAAACTGATGGCCTTGTATAGCCTGCAGGTTATTGATGCAAAAATTGATAAGATCCGCACCGTTCGTGGTGAACTTCCATTGGAAGTGCGGGATCTGGAAGATGATATCGAAGGTCTTGATACCAGGGTGAACAATTATAAGGAAGAATTAAAAGCCCTTGAGACTGAGATAAGTGCAAGAAGGCAAGCCATCAAGGATGCCA containing:
- a CDS encoding Nif3-like dinuclear metal center hexameric protein; the encoded protein is MNLSDIIRSLEDLAPPELQASYDNAGLITGHPDDPVQGILVSLDCTEAVVDEAIQKGVNLIVSHHPLVFEGMKTFTADHYVTRALLKAIRHNIALYAIHTNLDAVADGVNGMLAGKLGLNNPVILQPDGPGSLTGSGMIGELSSRISEMEFMSHVKHQLEVPCLRHSPITGKMVKRVAICGGSGGFLLDEAIRRGADVMVTADLKYHGFFDADGKILLVDAGHFETEQFTQDLIVGYLKEKFPNFAVLFKTETNTNPVNYLV